From Panicum hallii strain FIL2 chromosome 2, PHallii_v3.1, whole genome shotgun sequence, a single genomic window includes:
- the LOC112881536 gene encoding uncharacterized protein LOC112881536 isoform X2, with amino-acid sequence MAPPRPRSPPTTRAMRARAAASSDRIPPDVLFDVLLRLPARDLCRLRAVSRSWRALASDPLFVAAHAARHGGPLFLAMFQDDKTSVYAVDLSGDVVKRVAAGAGGGPYHRLLCTRLDLGCLATDWNRVAATGEHKVFRMFNRLGFHNGGQQIFEVFTINGGTDHARWRGRQGPGLFIDECSGVAVNGVVYFLTSRVYEGACCGIRPDYIVSFDLGREEWMRDLRGPISSNAGYAKVSLYTRHQLALAELKGSLVLADHHHQPFTMDLWFLSDFRSGLWVKQYHIRIESLNLRSADEYHLKPLLVLDDGRLVLYLAPTGQVVHM; translated from the exons ATggctccgccgcggccgcgctccCCGCCGACGACCCGGGCCATGcgggcgcgcgccgccgcgagcTCCGACAGGATCCCCCCGGACGTGCTGTTCGACGTCCTCCTGCGCCTCCCGGCGAGAGACCtctgccgcctccgcgccgtcTCGCGCTCGTGGCGCGCCCTCGCCTCCGACCCGCTCTTCGTCGCGGCGCACGCGGCGCGCCATGGGGGCCCTCTCTTCCTGGCCATGTTCCAGGACGACAAGACGAGCGTCTACGCCGTCGATCTGTCCGGCGACGTCGTGAAGcgggtcgccgccggcgctggcggcggcccTTATCACCGGCTGCTCTGCACGCGCCTGGACCTCGGCTGCCTGGCCACTGACTGGAACAG GGTCGCCGCCACAGGAGAGCACAAGGTGTTCCGGATGTTCAACCGGCTTGGTTTCCATAATGGCGGCCAGCAGATCTTTGAGGTGTTCACCATCAATGGCGGTACTGATCATGCGCGGTGGAGAGGACGGCAGGGCCCTGGTCTCTTCATTGACGAGTGCAGCGGTGTTGCCGTCAATGGAGTCGTCTATTTCTTGACGAGCAGAGTTTATGAAGGTGCCTGTTGTGGGATTCGACCGGACTACATCGTGTCATTTGACCTTGGAAGAGAGGAGTGGATGAGAGATCTCCGAGGCCCGATAAGTAGCAATGCTGGATATGCGAAGGTGTCACTTTACACGAGACACCAACTTGCTTTGGCAGAACTGAAAGGCTCTCTAGTTCTTGCAGACCACCATCACCAGCCGTTTACCATGGACCTATGGTTTCTGTCGGACTTTAGGAGTGGGCTCTGGGTGAAACAGTACCACATTAGGATTGAATCGTTAAACTTGAGGTCAGCAGATGAGTACCATCTTAAACCATTGTTGGTGTTAGATGATGGGAGATTGGTTCTTTATCTAGCACCTACAGGACAGGTTGTTCATATGTGA
- the LOC112881419 gene encoding uncharacterized protein LOC112881419 isoform X2, producing MAVAAARASLLLPSSLAASTSPRARLLALPPRDRRPRGSLASPPAAGRGRLRVRMARTESTGVAVGFRSPQFELPEPLTGKLWTLDDFEGNPGLLVMFICNHCPFVKHLKKDIAKLTSFYMEKGLGAVAISSNSIRTHPQDGPEHMAEDAKLFKYPFPYLYDESQEVAKAFGAVCTPEFFLFKKDGRRPFELFYHGQFDDSRPSNNVPVTGRDLSRAIDCALSGQELPFVQKPSVGCSIKWHP from the exons atggccgtcgccgccgcgcgggcctccctcctcctcccctcctccctcgCGGCCTCCACATCCCCCCGCGCGCGGCTCCTCGCGCTCCCGCCCCGCGaccgccgcccgcgcggctccctcgcctcgccgccggccgcgggcAGGGGGCGGCTCCGGGTGCGCATGGCCAGGACGGAGTCCACCGGCGTCGCCGTCGGCTTCCGCTCGCCGCAGTTCGAG CTCCCGGAGCCACTGACCGGGAAGCTCTGGACGTTGGATGATTTCGAGGGCAACCCTGGACTGCTG GTTATGTTCATATGCAATCACTGTCCATTTGTAAAACATCTGAAAAAGGATATCGCAAAGCTTACCTCTTTCTACATGGAG AAAGGACTTGGAGCAGTGGCCATATCGTCAAACTCAATTAGGACACATCCCCAG GATGGTCCAGAACACATGGCTGAAGATGCAAAATTGTTCAAATATCCTTTTCCATATCTTTATGATGAG TCTCAAGAAGTAGCTAAAGCTTTTGGAGCAGTCTGCACACCAGAGTTTTTCTTGTTCAAAAAG GATGGACGAAGGCCTTTTGAACTTTTCTACCATGGACAGTTCGATGATTCAAGACCCAGTAACAATGTGCCAGTAACAGGAAG GGATCTAAGCCGTGCAATTGACTGCGCGCTAAGTGGCCAAGAATTGCCTTTTGTACAAAAACCTAG TGTTGGATGCAGCATCAAATGGCACCCATGA
- the LOC112881419 gene encoding uncharacterized protein LOC112881419 isoform X1, with amino-acid sequence MAVAAARASLLLPSSLAASTSPRARLLALPPRDRRPRGSLASPPAAGRGRLRVRMARTESTGVAVGFRSPQFELPEPLTGKLWTLDDFEGNPGLLVMFICNHCPFVKHLKKDIAKLTSFYMEKGLGAVAISSNSIRTHPQDGPEHMAEDAKLFKYPFPYLYDESQEVAKAFGAVCTPEFFLFKKQDGRRPFELFYHGQFDDSRPSNNVPVTGRDLSRAIDCALSGQELPFVQKPSVGCSIKWHP; translated from the exons atggccgtcgccgccgcgcgggcctccctcctcctcccctcctccctcgCGGCCTCCACATCCCCCCGCGCGCGGCTCCTCGCGCTCCCGCCCCGCGaccgccgcccgcgcggctccctcgcctcgccgccggccgcgggcAGGGGGCGGCTCCGGGTGCGCATGGCCAGGACGGAGTCCACCGGCGTCGCCGTCGGCTTCCGCTCGCCGCAGTTCGAG CTCCCGGAGCCACTGACCGGGAAGCTCTGGACGTTGGATGATTTCGAGGGCAACCCTGGACTGCTG GTTATGTTCATATGCAATCACTGTCCATTTGTAAAACATCTGAAAAAGGATATCGCAAAGCTTACCTCTTTCTACATGGAG AAAGGACTTGGAGCAGTGGCCATATCGTCAAACTCAATTAGGACACATCCCCAG GATGGTCCAGAACACATGGCTGAAGATGCAAAATTGTTCAAATATCCTTTTCCATATCTTTATGATGAG TCTCAAGAAGTAGCTAAAGCTTTTGGAGCAGTCTGCACACCAGAGTTTTTCTTGTTCAAAAAG CAGGATGGACGAAGGCCTTTTGAACTTTTCTACCATGGACAGTTCGATGATTCAAGACCCAGTAACAATGTGCCAGTAACAGGAAG GGATCTAAGCCGTGCAATTGACTGCGCGCTAAGTGGCCAAGAATTGCCTTTTGTACAAAAACCTAG TGTTGGATGCAGCATCAAATGGCACCCATGA
- the LOC112881536 gene encoding F-box protein At1g52495-like isoform X1, translated as MAPPRPRSPPTTRAMRARAAASSDRIPPDVLFDVLLRLPARDLCRLRAVSRSWRALASDPLFVAAHAARHGGPLFLAMFQDDKTSVYAVDLSGDVVKRVAAGAGGGPYHRLLCTRLDLGCLATDWNRCSVLDPATGAVHVLPERPAEEHANCVNLSNPYTFFALGRVAATGEHKVFRMFNRLGFHNGGQQIFEVFTINGGTDHARWRGRQGPGLFIDECSGVAVNGVVYFLTSRVYEGACCGIRPDYIVSFDLGREEWMRDLRGPISSNAGYAKVSLYTRHQLALAELKGSLVLADHHHQPFTMDLWFLSDFRSGLWVKQYHIRIESLNLRSADEYHLKPLLVLDDGRLVLYLAPTGQVVHM; from the coding sequence ATggctccgccgcggccgcgctccCCGCCGACGACCCGGGCCATGcgggcgcgcgccgccgcgagcTCCGACAGGATCCCCCCGGACGTGCTGTTCGACGTCCTCCTGCGCCTCCCGGCGAGAGACCtctgccgcctccgcgccgtcTCGCGCTCGTGGCGCGCCCTCGCCTCCGACCCGCTCTTCGTCGCGGCGCACGCGGCGCGCCATGGGGGCCCTCTCTTCCTGGCCATGTTCCAGGACGACAAGACGAGCGTCTACGCCGTCGATCTGTCCGGCGACGTCGTGAAGcgggtcgccgccggcgctggcggcggcccTTATCACCGGCTGCTCTGCACGCGCCTGGACCTCGGCTGCCTGGCCACTGACTGGAACAGGTGCAGCGTTCTCGACCCGGCTACCGGAGCTGTTCACGTCCTGCCGGAGAGGCCGGCAGAGGAGCATGCCAATTGTGTCAACTTGAGCAATCCTTACACCTTCTTCGCGCTCGGCAGGGTCGCCGCCACAGGAGAGCACAAGGTGTTCCGGATGTTCAACCGGCTTGGTTTCCATAATGGCGGCCAGCAGATCTTTGAGGTGTTCACCATCAATGGCGGTACTGATCATGCGCGGTGGAGAGGACGGCAGGGCCCTGGTCTCTTCATTGACGAGTGCAGCGGTGTTGCCGTCAATGGAGTCGTCTATTTCTTGACGAGCAGAGTTTATGAAGGTGCCTGTTGTGGGATTCGACCGGACTACATCGTGTCATTTGACCTTGGAAGAGAGGAGTGGATGAGAGATCTCCGAGGCCCGATAAGTAGCAATGCTGGATATGCGAAGGTGTCACTTTACACGAGACACCAACTTGCTTTGGCAGAACTGAAAGGCTCTCTAGTTCTTGCAGACCACCATCACCAGCCGTTTACCATGGACCTATGGTTTCTGTCGGACTTTAGGAGTGGGCTCTGGGTGAAACAGTACCACATTAGGATTGAATCGTTAAACTTGAGGTCAGCAGATGAGTACCATCTTAAACCATTGTTGGTGTTAGATGATGGGAGATTGGTTCTTTATCTAGCACCTACAGGACAGGTTGTTCATATGTGA
- the LOC112881418 gene encoding F-box protein At3g07870-like, whose amino-acid sequence MASPGPSSPPPGRSGRRRPPAASNTAGVLPTDVLFDVLLRLPAKELCRLRAVCRSWRSLTSDTLFIGAHAARHSDPLFLANFRDDEAHIHVVDLSGNVVKVIPNPDGHQLLTTRLDLTCAVTVSNSCRVLDPATGRVRVLPESPAPEHADRENVRKPYTSFALGWIGATGEYKVLRMFSRPILTGFHQCHLFEVFTISCTSGSCSSHAQWRVRPSHEEFFEPGSAIVVGEVVYFKVDTVCDAMICGGVNPGIPLDLIYSFDLEREEWRGILQGPIYDIFQTDEYDDDLDDYRSLWSEITLADLSGSLALVHYRKYQHVMDLWLLKDFDNGIWVKEYMIQIEPIFPTTEWCVKALFMLDDGRIVIHFPKSGLLFIYDPRTDTSAQVEMRHLDALAMYTGNLLSLQVGDMV is encoded by the coding sequence ATGGCGTCGCCGGGGCCGTCCTCCCCTCCGCCCGGCCGGtccgggcgccgccgcccgcccgccgcctccaacACCGCCGGCGTCCTGCCCACGGACGTGCTGTTCGACGTCCTGCTGCGGCTCCCCGCCAAGGAGCtctgccgcctccgcgccgtcTGCCGCTCCTGGCGCTCCCTCACCTCCGACACGCTCTTCATCGGCGCGCACGCGGCGCGCCACTCGGACCCGCTCTTCCTGGCCAATTTCCGGGACGACGAGGCGCACATCCATGTCGTCGATCTGTCCGGCAACGTGGTGAAGGTGATACCCAACCCGGACGGCCACCAGCTACTCACCACACGCCTCGATCTGACCTGCGCGGTGACGGTGAGCAACAGCTGCCGCGTGCTTGATCCGGCTACAGGAAGGGTTCGCGTCCTGCCGGAGAGCCCGGCGCCGGAGCATGCAGATCGAGAGAATGTACGCAAGCCGTACACCTCTTTCGCATTAGGGTGGATTGGCGCTACCGGAGAGTACAAGGTGCTAAGGATGTTCAGCCGGCCCATCCTTACCGGCTTTCACCAGTGCCATCTATTTGAGGTGTTTACAATCAGCTGTACTTCTGGTTCCTGTTCCAGCCATGCGCAGTGGAGAGTTAGGCCGAGCCATGAGGAATTTTTCGAGCCGGGCAGTGCCATCGTCGTTGGTGAGGTGGTCTACTTCAAGGTGGATACTGTATGCGACGCTATGATTTGTGGCGGTGTCAACCCTGGCATTCCTCTTGACCTCATCTATTCGTTTGACCTTGAGAGGGAGGAATGGAGGGGAATTCTGCAAGGGCCAATATATGACATCTTTCAAACCGACGAGTATGATGATGATTTGGATGACTACCGTTCCCTTTGGTCTGAGATTACTTTAGCTGATCTGAGTGGCTCATTAGCTCTTGTGCACTACCGTAAGTACCAGCATGTCATGGACCTATGGCTTCTGAAAGACTTTGACAATGGTATCTGGGTGAAAGAGTATATGATTCAGATTGAACCTATTTTCCCAACTACTGAGTGGTGTGTAAAGGCATTGTTTATGTTAGATGATGGAAGGATAGTCATCCATTTCCCAAAGAGTGGACTGCTGTTCATCTATGATCCAAGAACCGACACTTCTGCACAAGTGGAGATGAGACATCTTGATGCGCTTGCGATGTACACAGGAAATCTGTTGAGTTTACAAGTTGGTGACATGGTGTAG
- the LOC112881549 gene encoding putative F-box protein At5g52610: protein MASPGPSSAPAIRSTRRLAPAAPNAAGVLPPDLLFDVLLRLPAKELCRLRAVCRSWRSLTSDPLFAGAHAARHPGPLLLAKFRDDEARVHIVDLSGSVVKRIAGPDGHELLCTRLHLACVASKGNSCHVLDPATGAAYALPESPAPEHVNHENSRDPYTFFASGRVASTGECKVLRVFNRTEFDAFDQQQLFEVFTINGGVSNAQWRARQSHYLFVEANNAAVVGGVVYFLTDCAYDLMLFFGVNTGIHPDCIASFDLGTEEWRRDIQGPISSGLSMDGANATEEYRSIWHKLTLSELKGSLVLAYHRRHQSLDLWLLTDFERGLWVKEYSIQTESAIPADEYFVKPLLVSDDGRLVIFLASTGLLLIYDPRTNSFSEVEMRRLDAVGLYTGNLLSLQGGDIV from the coding sequence ATGGCGTCGCCGGGGCCGTCCTCCGCTCCGGCCATCCGATCCACGCGTCGActggcgcccgccgcccccaaCGCCGCCGGCGTGCTGCCCCCGGACCTGCTGTTCGACGTCCTGCTGCGGCTCCCGGCGAAGGAGCtctgccgcctccgcgccgtcTGCCGCTCCTGGCGCTCCCTCACCTCCGACCCGCTCTTCGCCGGCGCGCACGCGGCGCGGCATCCGGGCCCGCTCCTCCTGGCCAAGTTCCGGGACGACGAGGCGCGCGTCCACATCGTCGATCTGTCCGGCAGCGTGGTCAAGCGGATCGCCGGCCCGGACGGCCACGAGCTGCTCTGCACGCGCCTGCACCTGGCCTGCGTGGCCTCGAAAGGTAACAGCTGCCACGTGCTCGATCCGGCGACGGGAGCGGCTTATGCGCTGCCTGAGAGCCCGGCGCCGGAGCATGTGAACCATGAGAACTCGCGCGACCCGTACACCTTCTTCGCGTCCGGGCGAGTCGCGTCGACAGGGGAGTGCAAGGTGCTCCGGGTGTTCAACCGCACAGAATTCGATGCCTTTGATCAGCAGCAGCTTTTCGAGGTCTTCACCATCAACGGCGGTGTCAGCAATGCACAGTGGAGGGCGAGGCAGAGCCACTATCTCTTTGTCGAGGCGAACAATGCTGCTGTTGTTGGTGGGGTGGTGTACTTCTTGACGGACTGTGCCTACGATCTTATGCTGTTTTTCGGTGTGAACACTGGCATTCATCCGGACTGTATTGCTTCGTTCGACCTTGGGACAGAGGAATGGAGGAGAGATATCCAGGGGCCAATAAGCAGCGGCCTTTCAATGGATGGCGCCAATGCTACAGAGGAGTACCGTTCGATTTGGCATAAACTTACTTTATCTGAGCTCAAAGGCTCTCTAGTTCTAGCGTACCACCGTCGCCACCAGTCCTTGGATCTCTGGCTTCTGACAGACTTTGAGAGAGGTCTCTGGGTGAAAGAGTACAGCATACAGACTGAATCGGCTATCCCTGCCGATGAGTACTTTGTAAAACCGTTGCTGGTATCAGATGATGGGAGGTTGGTCATCTTTCTAGCATCAACAGGACTGCTTCTTATTTATGATCCAAGAACCAACAGTTTTTCAGAGGTTGAGATGAGACGTCTTGATGCAGTTGGTTTGTACACGGGAAATCTGTTGAGTTTACAAGGTGGTGACATTGTGTAG
- the LOC112881419 gene encoding uncharacterized protein LOC112881419 isoform X4: MAVAAARASLLLPSSLAASTSPRARLLALPPRDRRPRGSLASPPAAGRGRLRVRMARTESTGVAVGFRSPQFELPEPLTGKLWTLDDFEGNPGLLVMFICNHCPFVKHLKKDIAKLTSFYMEKGLGAVAISSNSIRTHPQDGPEHMAEDAKLFKYPFPYLYDESQEVAKAFGAVCTPEFFLFKKDGRRPFELFYHGQFDDSRPSNNVPVTGSFAGI; this comes from the exons atggccgtcgccgccgcgcgggcctccctcctcctcccctcctccctcgCGGCCTCCACATCCCCCCGCGCGCGGCTCCTCGCGCTCCCGCCCCGCGaccgccgcccgcgcggctccctcgcctcgccgccggccgcgggcAGGGGGCGGCTCCGGGTGCGCATGGCCAGGACGGAGTCCACCGGCGTCGCCGTCGGCTTCCGCTCGCCGCAGTTCGAG CTCCCGGAGCCACTGACCGGGAAGCTCTGGACGTTGGATGATTTCGAGGGCAACCCTGGACTGCTG GTTATGTTCATATGCAATCACTGTCCATTTGTAAAACATCTGAAAAAGGATATCGCAAAGCTTACCTCTTTCTACATGGAG AAAGGACTTGGAGCAGTGGCCATATCGTCAAACTCAATTAGGACACATCCCCAG GATGGTCCAGAACACATGGCTGAAGATGCAAAATTGTTCAAATATCCTTTTCCATATCTTTATGATGAG TCTCAAGAAGTAGCTAAAGCTTTTGGAGCAGTCTGCACACCAGAGTTTTTCTTGTTCAAAAAG GATGGACGAAGGCCTTTTGAACTTTTCTACCATGGACAGTTCGATGATTCAAGACCCAGTAACAATGTGCCAGTAACAGGAAG TTTTGCAGGGATCTAA
- the LOC112881419 gene encoding uncharacterized protein LOC112881419 isoform X3 — protein sequence MAVAAARASLLLPSSLAASTSPRARLLALPPRDRRPRGSLASPPAAGRGRLRVRMARTESTGVAVGFRSPQFELPEPLTGKLWTLDDFEGNPGLLVMFICNHCPFVKHLKKDIAKLTSFYMEKGLGAVAISSNSIRTHPQDGPEHMAEDAKLFKYPFPYLYDESQEVAKAFGAVCTPEFFLFKKQDGRRPFELFYHGQFDDSRPSNNVPVTGSFAGI from the exons atggccgtcgccgccgcgcgggcctccctcctcctcccctcctccctcgCGGCCTCCACATCCCCCCGCGCGCGGCTCCTCGCGCTCCCGCCCCGCGaccgccgcccgcgcggctccctcgcctcgccgccggccgcgggcAGGGGGCGGCTCCGGGTGCGCATGGCCAGGACGGAGTCCACCGGCGTCGCCGTCGGCTTCCGCTCGCCGCAGTTCGAG CTCCCGGAGCCACTGACCGGGAAGCTCTGGACGTTGGATGATTTCGAGGGCAACCCTGGACTGCTG GTTATGTTCATATGCAATCACTGTCCATTTGTAAAACATCTGAAAAAGGATATCGCAAAGCTTACCTCTTTCTACATGGAG AAAGGACTTGGAGCAGTGGCCATATCGTCAAACTCAATTAGGACACATCCCCAG GATGGTCCAGAACACATGGCTGAAGATGCAAAATTGTTCAAATATCCTTTTCCATATCTTTATGATGAG TCTCAAGAAGTAGCTAAAGCTTTTGGAGCAGTCTGCACACCAGAGTTTTTCTTGTTCAAAAAG CAGGATGGACGAAGGCCTTTTGAACTTTTCTACCATGGACAGTTCGATGATTCAAGACCCAGTAACAATGTGCCAGTAACAGGAAG TTTTGCAGGGATCTAA